In one window of Chryseobacterium sp. JV274 DNA:
- the ilvC gene encoding ketol-acid reductoisomerase encodes MAKLNFGGVEENVVTRNEFPLEKAQEVLKNEVVAVIGYGVQGPGQALNQKDNGINVIVGQRKNSKSWDKAVTDGFVPGETLFEIEEALEKGTIICYLLSDAAQIEYWPKVKQHLTPGKALYFSHGFGITFSERTGIVPPADVDVFLVAPKGSGTSLRRMFLQNRGLNSSFAVYQDATGKARERVTALGIAIGSGYLFETDFKKEVYSDLAGERGTLMGAVQGIFAAQYDVLRKNGHSPSEAFNETVEELTQSLMPLVAENGMDWMYANCSTTAQRGALDWWKRFRDATSPLFEELYDNVAKGNEAQRSIDSNSKPDYREKLEVELTELRESEMWKAGKTVRSLRPENN; translated from the coding sequence ATGGCAAAATTGAATTTTGGAGGAGTAGAAGAGAACGTAGTAACGAGAAATGAATTTCCGTTGGAAAAAGCTCAGGAAGTATTAAAAAATGAAGTAGTAGCGGTAATTGGATACGGAGTACAGGGACCCGGACAGGCTTTGAATCAGAAAGATAACGGAATTAATGTTATTGTAGGACAGAGGAAAAACTCCAAATCATGGGATAAAGCAGTTACAGACGGATTTGTACCGGGAGAAACTTTATTTGAAATTGAAGAAGCTTTAGAAAAAGGAACCATAATCTGCTACCTTCTGAGCGATGCTGCACAGATTGAATACTGGCCAAAAGTAAAACAACACCTTACCCCAGGAAAAGCATTATATTTTTCTCATGGTTTTGGAATTACTTTCAGCGAACGTACGGGAATTGTTCCTCCAGCTGATGTAGATGTATTTCTGGTAGCACCAAAAGGCTCAGGAACTTCGTTGAGAAGAATGTTTCTCCAGAACAGAGGTCTGAACAGCAGTTTTGCCGTTTATCAGGATGCTACAGGAAAAGCAAGAGAAAGAGTAACTGCATTGGGTATCGCGATAGGAAGCGGATATCTGTTTGAAACCGATTTTAAAAAAGAAGTATACAGCGATCTTGCCGGAGAGCGTGGAACATTAATGGGAGCTGTACAGGGAATATTTGCTGCTCAGTATGATGTATTGAGAAAAAACGGACACAGCCCTTCTGAAGCCTTTAATGAAACAGTGGAAGAACTCACGCAGTCATTAATGCCTTTAGTGGCAGAAAACGGGATGGACTGGATGTATGCCAATTGCAGCACAACCGCTCAGAGAGGAGCTTTAGATTGGTGGAAACGTTTCAGAGATGCTACTTCGCCTTTATTTGAAGAATTGTATGACAACGTAGCCAAAGGAAATGAAGCACAACGTTCGATTGACAGTAACAGCAAGCCGGATTATCGTGAAAAACTGGAAGTTGAACTTACAGAGTTAAGAGAAAGCGAAATGTGGAAAGCTGGCAAGACTGTACGAAGCCTCAGACCCGAAAACAATTAA
- the ilvA gene encoding threonine ammonia-lyase — protein sequence MMKEEISSFVLENVYKAEERLKNVVVKTPLAVNNNLSAIYEANVRFKREDLQRVRSYKIRGAYNKMATMSPEELLKGVVCASAGNHAQGVAFACQTMKVKGTIFMPLPTPGQKLEQVKMFGGEYIDVILYGDTFDAAKDAAMRFCKDHNSVFIHPFDDPAIIEGQATTALEILEQAEGVIDYIFVPIGGGGLAAGICSVFQHLSPHTKIIGVEPSAAASMKKALEKGKPVLLEKISRFVDGAAVQQVGDITFERCKNILHDMATVEEGLVCETILSLYNKDAIVVEPAGALSVAALEKYRDEIKGKNVVCIISGSNNDITRMEEIKEKALLYAGLKHYFLVRFPQRPGALKTFVMDVLGPDDDITYFEYTQKNSKEKGIAVVGIALKQNKDFNPLIDKMKQYDFFVNYLNNDPSLMNLLI from the coding sequence ATGATGAAAGAGGAAATAAGTTCCTTCGTTTTAGAGAATGTCTATAAAGCGGAGGAACGATTAAAAAATGTAGTGGTAAAAACACCTTTAGCTGTCAATAATAATCTGTCAGCTATTTATGAGGCGAATGTCCGTTTCAAAAGAGAAGACCTTCAAAGAGTAAGATCCTATAAGATCAGAGGAGCATACAATAAGATGGCAACAATGTCACCGGAAGAACTTTTAAAAGGAGTGGTGTGTGCCAGTGCCGGAAATCATGCGCAGGGAGTGGCGTTTGCATGTCAGACAATGAAGGTGAAAGGAACTATTTTCATGCCTTTGCCAACACCCGGGCAAAAGCTTGAGCAGGTGAAAATGTTCGGTGGAGAATACATAGACGTTATTTTGTACGGAGATACTTTCGATGCTGCAAAAGATGCTGCGATGAGGTTTTGTAAAGACCATAACAGTGTATTTATTCATCCTTTTGACGATCCGGCAATTATTGAAGGGCAGGCAACAACAGCGCTGGAAATTCTGGAGCAGGCTGAGGGTGTTATTGATTATATTTTTGTTCCGATTGGAGGAGGTGGGCTGGCAGCAGGAATCTGTTCTGTATTCCAACATCTGTCACCACACACAAAAATCATTGGAGTAGAACCTTCAGCGGCAGCAAGTATGAAAAAAGCGCTGGAAAAAGGGAAACCTGTTCTTCTTGAAAAGATAAGCAGGTTTGTAGATGGAGCAGCAGTACAGCAAGTGGGAGATATTACTTTTGAACGCTGCAAAAATATCCTGCATGATATGGCTACGGTGGAGGAGGGACTTGTATGTGAGACCATTTTGTCATTGTATAATAAAGATGCTATTGTTGTAGAACCTGCGGGAGCTCTTTCAGTAGCCGCATTGGAAAAATACAGGGATGAAATAAAAGGTAAAAATGTAGTCTGTATCATCAGCGGAAGTAATAACGATATTACCCGTATGGAAGAAATCAAGGAAAAAGCGTTGCTTTATGCAGGGTTAAAGCATTATTTCCTGGTCAGGTTTCCACAGCGTCCGGGAGCATTGAAAACTTTTGTAATGGATGTGCTGGGACCTGATGATGATATTACCTATTTTGAGTACACCCAGAAAAACTCAAAAGAAAAAGGAATTGCAGTGGTAGGAATTGCTCTGAAACAAAACAAAGATTTCAACCCTTTAATCGATAAGATGAAACAATATGATTTTTTTGTCAACTATCTGAACAATGACCCTTCACTGATGAATTTACTTATTTAA
- a CDS encoding M20/M25/M40 family metallo-hydrolase gives MNKNYVFSLLSLFLFTIGNAQNYKKPLVSAIKEADLRTDMYQLAADQFWGREAGTLDELKVSMWLADKAKEAGMKPAGDNGTFFQFFDMYRHQVIPQSSLKIGDNSLKLWKDFLVAEPVNASIDTEIVYAGNAEPEDLAKLNIQGKVLAVNASDKNISKDMTLFVRRYPGFVRNKYYNKASELGAKAIIFITDDTSEQSWVEVLPQMTRGSYGVEGLREKITNNIPVLWIKRENAGWVKNNPKASLNLITETYKYPSVNIIGKIEGTDPVLKNEYVLLSGHQDHDGIRHPVKNDTIYNGADDNASTCVAMLAMARAYKKQPGKRSILFVFHGAEERGLLGSRWHAAHPVVPKEKIVAVLNGDMIGRNDNNEAALLGGNAPHKNSEELVKMAEEANNESTKFKYLKDWDSPSHAEYFYFRSDHLPYAKIGIPAIFFTSVLHDQYHTPQDESENINYKKLYKMTEWMYRTSWKAANEAERPKIISNFSLER, from the coding sequence ATGAATAAAAATTATGTTTTTTCTCTGCTAAGTCTTTTCCTGTTTACCATTGGAAATGCTCAGAATTATAAAAAACCTTTGGTTTCCGCCATCAAAGAAGCTGATCTTCGTACCGATATGTATCAGCTTGCTGCAGATCAGTTCTGGGGTCGTGAAGCAGGAACGCTGGATGAATTAAAAGTTTCTATGTGGCTTGCTGACAAAGCAAAAGAAGCCGGAATGAAACCCGCAGGTGATAACGGAACTTTTTTCCAGTTTTTTGATATGTACAGACATCAGGTTATCCCTCAAAGCAGCCTGAAAATTGGAGACAACAGTTTGAAACTATGGAAAGATTTCCTTGTTGCTGAGCCTGTGAATGCTTCTATAGATACCGAAATTGTATATGCCGGAAACGCAGAACCTGAAGATCTTGCTAAATTAAATATTCAAGGAAAAGTACTTGCTGTAAATGCTTCAGACAAAAATATCTCAAAAGATATGACTCTTTTTGTAAGAAGATATCCTGGATTTGTAAGAAATAAATACTACAATAAAGCTTCTGAACTGGGAGCGAAAGCCATTATCTTCATTACCGATGATACCTCAGAACAAAGCTGGGTGGAAGTACTTCCTCAAATGACAAGAGGAAGCTATGGTGTAGAAGGATTGAGAGAAAAGATCACGAATAATATTCCTGTTTTATGGATTAAAAGAGAAAATGCAGGATGGGTAAAAAACAATCCTAAAGCTTCTCTGAACCTGATCACTGAAACCTACAAATATCCATCAGTGAATATCATCGGAAAAATAGAAGGTACTGATCCGGTTCTTAAAAATGAATATGTTTTGCTAAGCGGACATCAGGATCATGACGGAATCAGGCATCCTGTAAAAAATGATACCATCTACAATGGTGCCGATGATAATGCAAGCACCTGTGTTGCAATGCTGGCGATGGCAAGAGCTTACAAAAAACAGCCGGGAAAAAGAAGTATCCTGTTTGTTTTCCATGGAGCTGAAGAAAGAGGATTGTTGGGCTCCAGATGGCACGCAGCACATCCGGTTGTTCCAAAAGAGAAAATTGTAGCTGTATTGAATGGTGATATGATTGGAAGAAATGATAATAATGAGGCGGCTTTATTGGGAGGAAATGCTCCTCATAAAAATTCTGAAGAGCTTGTAAAAATGGCTGAAGAAGCCAATAACGAGAGTACAAAATTCAAATACCTGAAAGATTGGGATTCTCCAAGCCACGCTGAATATTTCTATTTCAGAAGTGATCATCTTCCTTATGCTAAAATCGGCATTCCTGCTATATTTTTCACCAGTGTACTGCATGATCAGTATCATACGCCACAGGATGAATCAGAAAATATCAATTACAAAAAGCTTTATAAAATGACGGAATGGATGTACAGAACATCCTGGAAAGCAGCGAATGAAGCTGAACGTCCAAAAATAATTTCAAATTTTTCGCTTGAAAGATAA
- a CDS encoding DUF5686 family protein — MDDASQKPVFNAKVSCDNTIIGYTNQQGVLEFKTECKNIDIDADSYQKETISVESSMEISLLKKSSKTTSIEAVVIEDKSDPRALEILKKVNKLFNENSPKSLGSYSYKSYEKISLDIDEDSLSQFNQYFNDLNIFKKKREKDSLNNISARKVFSKSKLFLWERAQEFLYSKKYGEKINILDNRISGLKQPIYEMIALQQSNRDIVPEQVKPENRGLYRFFLSDTVTLDGRKNFVIRFREVNYKKPDRKRKYNGAIYVDTETYGIKKIENFSKNKNDGIITSTWVFYNNKWFLAHEKTKLKMGKMAMDDKEHADDKKTKKSFGTYAFLTSKYFDFEAPIEENPKDFKGYTFSVKNIDGHSLDRYRTEPLTEREQNTYKTIDSLGKKYKIDRKAQILSGLLNGQIRVGSVDFAVDEIVNYNSYEGFRLGLKAKLNENFNPYFSPDYYFAYGVKDRRWKYGMGLDMKTSLEKNSIFRFEVYDDVTASGEFNRKLWNFKMRTMNFGNNLNNDKYFHFKGASLSYMNDVTNGLTLALAVRRNTEAAEFDYQFRDRGTSYRNFNTLFTLKYSPNSTNIMTPQGKSLIDQKYPELYFNYEQSYKLLQGNFNYSRFDALFVHNFKTPIGTTGFRLYGGAVLGEAPIWKNFTMNGLASPGKDFNFNLTSYLGFATLEGGKYYNDRFIAYYFTHKLPLYFKSFGHNVSSFDFVLRGTIGDMKHPEYHQFKFRKLDHLYQEVGLEWNNFLSSYFNLGLFYRVGYYATPHFRENFAIQFKLKFLEF, encoded by the coding sequence GTGGATGACGCCAGTCAAAAGCCTGTTTTTAATGCAAAAGTGTCATGTGATAACACAATCATTGGATACACCAATCAACAGGGCGTTTTGGAATTTAAAACAGAATGCAAAAACATTGATATTGACGCCGATTCTTACCAGAAAGAAACGATATCAGTGGAGAGCAGTATGGAAATTTCCCTGCTCAAAAAATCTTCAAAAACCACCAGCATTGAAGCTGTAGTTATTGAAGATAAAAGTGATCCCCGGGCTCTGGAAATTCTGAAAAAAGTGAATAAACTTTTTAACGAAAACTCTCCAAAAAGCTTAGGTTCCTATTCTTATAAATCCTATGAAAAAATATCTCTGGATATTGATGAGGACAGCCTTTCACAGTTTAATCAGTATTTCAATGATTTAAACATTTTCAAGAAAAAAAGAGAAAAAGACTCACTGAATAATATTTCCGCAAGAAAAGTATTTTCAAAAAGCAAACTCTTTCTCTGGGAAAGGGCACAGGAGTTTTTATATTCCAAAAAATATGGTGAAAAGATCAATATTCTGGACAACAGAATTTCCGGTCTGAAGCAGCCTATTTATGAAATGATTGCGCTCCAGCAAAGTAACAGGGATATTGTTCCTGAGCAGGTGAAGCCGGAGAACAGAGGATTGTACAGATTCTTTCTTTCGGATACCGTTACTCTTGACGGGAGAAAAAACTTTGTGATCCGTTTCCGTGAAGTCAATTACAAAAAGCCGGACAGAAAGCGAAAGTATAACGGTGCTATTTATGTAGATACGGAAACCTACGGAATCAAAAAGATAGAAAATTTCAGTAAAAATAAAAACGACGGGATCATCACCAGCACATGGGTATTCTATAATAACAAATGGTTCCTTGCCCATGAAAAAACCAAGCTTAAAATGGGTAAAATGGCGATGGACGACAAAGAGCATGCTGACGATAAGAAAACAAAAAAAAGTTTTGGAACCTACGCTTTTCTTACCTCAAAATATTTTGATTTCGAAGCTCCTATCGAAGAGAATCCCAAAGATTTCAAAGGCTATACCTTCTCTGTAAAAAATATTGACGGCCATTCTCTGGACCGGTACAGAACAGAGCCTCTTACTGAAAGAGAACAAAATACCTATAAGACCATTGATAGTTTAGGTAAAAAATATAAAATTGACAGAAAGGCGCAGATCTTATCCGGATTACTGAACGGGCAAATCAGAGTAGGCTCTGTAGATTTCGCGGTGGATGAAATTGTCAATTATAACTCTTATGAAGGCTTCAGATTAGGTTTAAAGGCCAAACTTAATGAAAATTTCAACCCTTATTTTTCACCAGACTATTATTTTGCATACGGGGTAAAAGACAGAAGGTGGAAATACGGAATGGGTCTTGATATGAAAACCTCGCTGGAAAAAAATTCAATTTTCCGATTTGAGGTATATGATGACGTAACAGCATCAGGAGAGTTCAACAGAAAGCTCTGGAATTTCAAAATGAGAACGATGAATTTTGGAAATAACCTGAATAATGATAAATATTTCCATTTCAAAGGAGCCTCTTTATCGTATATGAATGACGTGACCAACGGTCTTACCCTTGCTCTTGCTGTAAGACGAAATACGGAAGCTGCAGAATTTGATTACCAGTTCAGAGACAGAGGGACTTCATACAGAAATTTCAATACACTTTTTACCTTAAAATATTCTCCGAATTCTACCAATATTATGACTCCTCAGGGAAAATCTCTGATCGACCAGAAATATCCTGAGTTGTATTTTAATTATGAGCAGAGCTACAAACTGCTGCAGGGGAACTTTAATTATTCCCGTTTTGATGCTCTTTTTGTTCATAATTTTAAGACTCCCATCGGGACTACTGGTTTCAGACTGTACGGAGGTGCCGTTTTGGGTGAAGCGCCAATCTGGAAAAACTTTACGATGAACGGACTTGCTTCCCCTGGTAAAGATTTCAATTTCAACCTTACCTCTTACCTTGGATTTGCTACCTTGGAGGGAGGAAAATATTATAATGATAGGTTTATTGCATATTACTTCACTCACAAGCTTCCCTTGTATTTCAAGAGTTTCGGACACAATGTTTCCAGCTTTGATTTTGTTCTGAGAGGAACTATCGGAGATATGAAACATCCGGAATACCATCAGTTTAAGTTCAGAAAGCTGGATCATCTGTATCAGGAAGTAGGCTTGGAATGGAATAATTTCCTTTCCAGTTATTTTAATCTAGGTTTATTCTACAGAGTGGGTTATTATGCAACACCACATTTCAGAGAAAATTTTGCTATCCAGTTTAAACTGAAGTTTCTCGAGTTTTAA
- a CDS encoding cytochrome-c peroxidase, which translates to MNKLSKYPILLFLYCAAALFTLYYCKNDKQQPVYQDLGSVKNRIIKTNNDFEKQINELKALVAANSDEKLLQEKFQDIRKTYKKMEWAVEYFLPHSARFINGPALPEIEMDEHTEIEPEGLQVLEEMFYPYDKGNKDEVIRMLNKLINKSNTISTNFQVITVSKDQVFDALRQEAFRISSLGIAGFDTPVSGIFLQEMPSSLEGIKETLEQISTERSKDKALKRIIAEINSAIGILKRNTDKNTFDYVSFISDHLNKITALMLDFKNQEKIPDVEVTTALNKNTATFFAKNAFNPNAFTPGKEYAFSEEKAALGHQLFNDKILSNSNNRSCSTCHIPEKAFTDGLARSMSLENSELARNAPSLNYAGYQHGQFWDMRKDDLEGQSSDVISNKEEMHGDLNVILAKINQDKNYQASFKKIYHSPKTEVWQLQNVLASYIRSLSTFNSAFDDYMRGNKSAMTESQKRGFNLFVGKAQCAICHFVPLFNGTVPPNFKKTEQEVLGAAINGENKTFDNDPGRGKFHETVPSLQHSFKTPTLRNINKTAPYMHNGGYKTLKEVMNFYNKGGGKAFGFKVENQTLSDTPLQLTDKEINDIIEFMKTLDDQ; encoded by the coding sequence ATGAATAAACTTTCAAAATACCCGATTCTTCTTTTCTTATACTGTGCAGCAGCACTTTTTACGCTCTATTACTGTAAAAATGATAAGCAGCAGCCTGTATACCAAGATCTTGGTTCTGTAAAAAACAGGATTATCAAAACCAACAATGATTTTGAAAAACAGATCAATGAACTGAAAGCCCTTGTTGCTGCAAATTCTGATGAAAAACTTCTTCAGGAAAAATTTCAAGACATCAGAAAAACATACAAAAAAATGGAATGGGCTGTAGAATACTTCCTACCCCACTCTGCTAGGTTTATCAACGGTCCTGCCCTTCCTGAAATAGAAATGGATGAGCATACAGAAATAGAACCAGAAGGACTGCAGGTTTTGGAAGAGATGTTCTATCCGTATGATAAGGGGAATAAAGATGAAGTTATCAGAATGCTCAATAAACTTATCAATAAGAGCAATACCATATCAACCAACTTTCAGGTTATTACCGTCAGTAAAGATCAGGTTTTTGATGCATTAAGACAGGAAGCTTTCAGGATTTCCAGCTTAGGAATTGCAGGTTTTGACACTCCTGTTTCCGGAATATTTTTACAGGAAATGCCTTCTTCGCTGGAAGGTATCAAGGAGACACTGGAACAAATTTCCACGGAACGTTCGAAAGACAAAGCATTAAAAAGAATCATTGCAGAAATCAATTCAGCCATTGGAATCCTGAAAAGAAACACAGACAAAAATACGTTTGATTATGTGAGCTTTATCTCTGATCATCTTAATAAGATTACTGCTTTGATGCTGGATTTTAAAAATCAGGAGAAGATTCCGGATGTTGAGGTAACCACTGCTCTGAACAAAAATACGGCTACTTTTTTTGCTAAAAATGCCTTCAATCCCAATGCCTTTACTCCTGGGAAAGAATATGCATTCTCCGAAGAAAAGGCAGCTCTTGGTCATCAGCTTTTTAATGATAAAATTCTTTCCAACAGCAACAACAGAAGCTGTTCCACCTGTCATATTCCTGAGAAAGCATTTACTGACGGGCTTGCCAGGTCGATGTCCCTTGAAAACTCAGAACTGGCAAGAAATGCGCCTTCTCTCAACTATGCAGGATACCAGCATGGCCAGTTTTGGGATATGAGAAAGGATGATCTTGAAGGGCAGAGTTCAGATGTGATCTCCAATAAAGAAGAAATGCATGGTGACCTGAATGTGATTCTGGCAAAAATAAATCAGGATAAAAACTATCAGGCGTCCTTTAAAAAGATTTATCATTCTCCAAAAACAGAGGTATGGCAGCTTCAGAACGTACTGGCAAGTTATATTCGTTCTTTGTCAACATTCAATTCTGCTTTTGATGATTATATGAGAGGAAATAAGTCAGCAATGACGGAAAGCCAGAAGCGAGGTTTCAATCTTTTTGTTGGAAAAGCCCAATGTGCAATATGCCATTTTGTTCCTTTATTTAATGGTACAGTTCCTCCCAATTTCAAGAAAACCGAACAGGAGGTTTTAGGAGCTGCAATCAATGGAGAAAATAAAACATTTGACAATGATCCGGGAAGAGGAAAGTTTCATGAAACAGTACCTTCATTACAACATTCCTTCAAAACACCAACCCTTAGAAACATCAATAAAACAGCTCCTTATATGCACAACGGAGGATACAAAACATTGAAAGAAGTAATGAATTTCTATAACAAAGGCGGTGGAAAGGCTTTTGGATTCAAAGTAGAAAACCAAACACTTTCTGATACTCCGTTGCAGCTTACCGATAAGGAAATAAATGATATTATTGAATTTATGAAGACTTTAGATGATCAATAA
- a CDS encoding alkaline phosphatase PhoX translates to MKINKTIGALFLAAIVFQGCNDDNNGDSNTPANDKIKIENFSKEPAFVYGMQGFENLNITTLISSSDVLPGSPDFVFGGQPDGMGIMKDPNSDGYLMITNHEIKQSVSRVYLDKTFKPVKGEYILNGTGGMTRLCSATLATPETHGFSAFLTAGESGEESMVHALNPLAPVSQAADKTRVKPALGKASMENAVPLPKDVSNGKSYIIIGEDQSYSSSHQSAGQLIMYVADTQGDLDNGKLYSLKRTNNNYTETDMTKGSSYDVEFVEIPNAKNLTGAQINQKNIDNNAIRFSRVEDVDYRKGAGKGREIYFTATGESSDGVNPKAGLTMWGRVYKLVLNSNNMMTGKLEVVAEGDSNPGNNLINPDNLCVTENFVYIQEDGDSYYKNANHDSYIWQLNIATKQYKPWLNMKHNRSDSAWQTAYNQSGDLQKFGSWEFGAMVDISDIIGVPNTFSVNIHSHTWQLDKFKNPDGSGINTNKEGGQIVIIRNVEK, encoded by the coding sequence ATGAAAATTAACAAAACTATTGGAGCCCTATTCCTTGCAGCTATTGTTTTTCAAGGCTGTAATGATGACAATAACGGGGATTCCAACACCCCAGCCAATGACAAAATAAAGATTGAAAATTTTTCTAAAGAGCCTGCTTTCGTTTATGGAATGCAAGGTTTTGAAAATTTAAATATTACCACCCTTATTTCCAGCTCTGATGTACTTCCAGGTTCTCCTGACTTTGTTTTTGGAGGTCAGCCGGATGGAATGGGAATTATGAAAGATCCCAACTCTGACGGCTACCTGATGATCACCAATCATGAGATCAAACAGTCTGTATCAAGAGTATATCTGGATAAAACATTTAAGCCTGTAAAAGGAGAGTATATTTTAAACGGAACCGGAGGAATGACGAGATTATGTTCCGCTACACTGGCAACTCCTGAAACTCATGGTTTCAGTGCCTTTCTTACTGCCGGAGAATCTGGTGAAGAAAGTATGGTTCATGCTTTAAACCCTCTGGCGCCGGTATCTCAGGCAGCAGATAAAACAAGAGTAAAACCAGCTTTAGGAAAAGCTTCAATGGAAAATGCAGTTCCACTTCCAAAAGATGTTTCTAATGGAAAATCTTATATCATCATCGGGGAAGACCAGTCTTATTCATCTTCTCATCAGTCTGCAGGACAATTGATCATGTATGTAGCCGATACTCAGGGTGATTTGGATAATGGTAAGTTGTATTCTTTAAAAAGAACAAACAACAACTATACTGAAACGGATATGACGAAAGGAAGCAGCTACGATGTAGAATTTGTAGAAATTCCTAACGCCAAAAATCTTACAGGCGCTCAGATAAATCAGAAAAACATTGATAATAACGCCATCCGTTTTTCAAGAGTGGAAGATGTGGATTATAGAAAAGGAGCTGGAAAAGGAAGAGAAATTTACTTTACCGCTACCGGAGAATCTTCTGACGGTGTGAATCCGAAAGCAGGATTAACAATGTGGGGGAGAGTTTACAAGCTTGTTCTGAACTCCAACAATATGATGACAGGAAAATTAGAAGTTGTTGCTGAAGGAGATTCTAACCCAGGAAATAATCTGATCAATCCTGATAACTTATGTGTTACTGAGAACTTTGTATACATCCAGGAAGACGGAGATTCTTACTATAAAAATGCAAACCACGATTCTTATATCTGGCAACTAAATATTGCTACAAAGCAATATAAACCATGGTTGAACATGAAACATAACAGAAGTGATTCTGCATGGCAGACTGCTTACAACCAATCAGGGGATCTGCAGAAATTCGGTTCTTGGGAATTCGGAGCAATGGTTGATATTTCTGATATCATCGGAGTTCCTAATACCTTCTCTGTCAATATCCACTCACACACATGGCAGCTGGACAAATTTAAAAACCCTGACGGTTCCGGAATCAACACCAATAAAGAAGGTGGACAGATTGTAATCATCAGAAACGTAGAAAAATAG